GAAGCCGCCCGCCGGGCGATGCTCGACCCGGTCGCGGTCGAACAGCCGGGCTGAAATTGCCGGCGGCGGTCGATCTGCGCCGCACACCCCTTCCCGTCATCCCGCCCGGCGCACACTCTCTCCCGTCATCCCGACCGACCGAAGGGAGTGGAGGGATCCCGGCTCGGCACGAAACACCAGCCCCGAACGACGGCGACGGGATTCCTCCACTGCGCGATCGTTCCGATCGCTCCGGTCGGAATGACGACTGTAGGCAATTTGGACGGCCGGGAAGCCGGACATGACAAATCATGACACGCTATTATAACCTTGACATAAGACGATCCAATCACCATATGCGGTGAAAGGAGACGACAATGACCGGCTTTTACCAGTTCCAGAAACAGTTTCCCGACGATGAAGCCTGCCTTCGGCACATCATGAAGGTGCGCTACGGCGGAACGGTACTGGATTGCCCTAAATGCGGGAAGCAGGGGAAGTTTTACCGCATGACCAAGGAGCGCGGGTACGTCTGCGAACATTGCGGCCATCATCTGCACCCGACAGTCGGCACTCCAATGGAGCGGACGCATCTGCCGCTGCACAAGTGGTTCTACGCGATGTTCCTTTTTACAACGTCGCGCCACGGTGTTTCGGCTAAGGAATTGCAGCGCCAGTTGGATATTTCCTACAAGTCGGCTTGGCGCATGGGCCACGTTATCAGGCAGTACATGGCGAAGGTTGACGGCGACGGTACGTTGGACGGAATTGTGGAACTGGACGAAGCTTACATCGGCGGGCGCGCTGTTGGCGGAAAGAAGAAGGGGCTGACCGGACGCGGCACAAAGAAGGCCATCGTCTTTGGAATGCTGGAGCGCGAGGGCGAGGTCATTACCCGCGTTGTCGAAGCCGCTGGGCGCCGCGATCTTTTCCCGCATGTCCGGGCGCACGTTGCCCCAG
This genomic interval from Rhodospirillaceae bacterium contains the following:
- a CDS encoding IS1595 family transposase — protein: MTGFYQFQKQFPDDEACLRHIMKVRYGGTVLDCPKCGKQGKFYRMTKERGYVCEHCGHHLHPTVGTPMERTHLPLHKWFYAMFLFTTSRHGVSAKELQRQLDISYKSAWRMGHVIRQYMAKVDGDGTLDGIVELDEAYIGGRAVGGKKKGLTGRGTKKAIVFGMLEREGEVITRVVEAAGRRDLFPHVRAHVAPGSHISTDEWMPYRALPKMGYSHGTVEHRSKEYVRGIDHVNNLEAFWLILKRSIRGTHVWVSKKHLSKYLGEFEFRYNRRKRPASMFAELVASL